In Paroedura picta isolate Pp20150507F chromosome 12, Ppicta_v3.0, whole genome shotgun sequence, one DNA window encodes the following:
- the LOC143821323 gene encoding NXPE family member 4-like encodes MMLPSTTANTPRAFWALALGSLTLLSYVLHQTEVKMTLLGKNKESSTKLSEETGRDCGHTFIEDRSSHAWCTAGEPQRRQAQEMGELLKKLDRRMPNVTFRDVKTTTSARSSKVTLLHPKASHCVGDTLLLRLDMYDHLGSRKGYGGDFLRARVSSAKLKAGASGHIEDYRNGTYLVNFTLFWEGDVRVSIVLIHPSEGVSALWAARKKGYERIAFTGTFLNGTSHVVTKCGFNLTTKEELCEYLDQRDQEAFYCVKPELVPCEAFTHLKSNNRPVSYLTALENHLFNRSNIGVEIPQPFGDIQVLSCNRTVAAPRKRCTVGMSSPTPSGFVWQNRWYPVLCTMSSRNTLEQMTACLARKLVYLLGDSTVRQWMEYLTKRASTLKLLDTHGFGKLQNLYAVDTDRNIQIQWEKHGHPLITVYDYSVKDHRYVPRGLDQVAGDRDTVVVVSLGQHFRPFPVELFLRRMLSIRAAIQRLLLRSPDTKVVIKAENIREMSADPERFGDIHGYAQDLALREIFQDLGVGFINAWDMSIAYGVNSVHPREEVIESQINVLLAYIC; translated from the exons ATGATGCTGCCTTCCACCACGGCAAACACACCGAGGGCCTTCTGGGCGCTGGCACTGGGGAGCCTGACCCTGCTCAGCTACGTCCTGCACCAGACAGAGGTCAAG ATGACTCTCCTTGGAAAGAACAAGGAAAGTTCCACAAAGCTGTCAGAGGAAACAGGTAGGGACTGTGGCCACACGTTCATTGAGGACAGATCCTCTCATGCCTGGTGTACGGCCGGGGAGCCACAGAGAAGACAGGCGCAAGAAATGGGAGAGCTCCTTAAGAAGCTGGACCGGCGGATGCCCAACGTCACTTTCCGGGACGTGAAAACCACCACAAGTGCCAGGAGCAGCAAGGTCACTCTGCTGCACCCCAAGGCCTCTCATTGTGTTGGAGACACCTTGCTGCTTCGACTGGACATGTATGATCATTTGGGCAGCAGGAAGGGGTACGGAGGGGACTTCCTAAGAGCCAGGGTCTCTTCAGCCAAGCTGAAAGCGGGCGCTTCGGGCCACATCGAAGACTATCGGAATGGGACCTACCTGGTGAATTTCACGTTGTTTTGGGAAGGGGACGTCCGGGTTTCCATCGTGCTCATCCACCCCAGTGAGGGAGTCTCCGCTCTGTGGGCAGCCAGGAAGAAGGGGTATGAAAGAATAGCCTTCACGGGCACGTTCTTAAATGGCACCTCCCACGTCGTCACGAAATGCGGCTTTAATTTGACCACCAAGGAGGAGCTCTGCGAGTACCTTGACCAGCGGGATCAAGAGGCCTTCTACTGCGTTAAGCCGGAGCTCGTCCCGTGCGAGGCCTTCACCCACCTGAAGTCCAACAACAGGCCCGTGTCCTACCTCACGGCCCTGGAAAATCACCTGTTTAACAG gagCAACATTGGTGTTGAAATTCCACAGCCTTTCGGAGACATTCAAGTATTATCCTGCAACC GCACCGTAGCGGCACCCAGAAAGAGATGCACTGTCGGGATGAGCTCCCCCACTCCTAGTGGCTTCGTGTGGCAGAATCGGTGGTACCCTGTTTTGTGCACCATGTCCAGCCGCAACACCTTGGAGCAGATGACCGCTTGCTTGGCAAGGAAGCTGGTTTACCTCCTGGGAGACTCAACAGTTCGCCAGTGGATGGAGTACCTCACCAAGAGAGCGAGCA CCCTGAAGCTCCTTGACACGCATGGGTTTGGAAAGCTCCAGAACTTGTACGCTGTGGACACAGACAGGAACATTCAGATCCAGTGGGAAAAGCACGGCCACCCCCTAATCACCGTCTACGACTACTCAGTGAAAGACCACAGGTACGTCCCGCGGGGCCTGGACCAGGTGGCAGGCGACAGAGACACGGTGGTGGTCGTTTCCCTGGGCCAGCATTTCCGTCCCTTCCCCGTGGAGCTCTTCCTTCGGAGGATGTTGAGTATCCGGGCAGCCATCCAGCGCCTCCTCCTGAGGAGCCCGGACACAAAAGTCGTCATCAAGGCAGAGAACATCCGGGAGATGAGCGCAGACCCAGAGCGGTTTGGAGACATCCACGGCTATGCCCAGGACCTGGCACTGAGGGAGATCTTCCAGGACCTCGGCGTGGGCTTCATCAACGCGTGGGACATGAGCATCGCCTACGGGGTCAACTCCGTTCACCCGCGAGAGGAGGTGATTGAGAGTCAGATCAACGTGCTTTTGGCTTATATCTGTTGA
- the REXO2 gene encoding oligoribonuclease, mitochondrial, whose amino-acid sequence MAEAGAAMGQRMVWVDLEMTGLDIEKDQILEMACLITDSDLNVLAEGPNLIINQPDELLEGMSDWCQEHHGKSGLTKAVKESTISLRQAEYEFLSFVRQQTPPGLCPLAGNSVHADKKFLDKHMPQFMKHLHYRIIDVSTVKELCRRWFPEDYEFAPRKAASHRALDDIRESIKELQFYRDSIFKRKTDEKKRKLVENGDNENPSS is encoded by the exons ATGGCCGAGGCCGGCGCCGCGATGGGTCAGCGGATGGTCTGGGTGGACCTGGAG ATGACCGGCCTGGACATAGAGAAGGACCAGATCCTGGAAATGGCCTGCCTCATCACCGACTCCGACCTGAACGTCTTGGCAGAA GGGCCCAACCTGATCATCAACCAGCCGGACGAGCTGCTGGAAGGCATGTCAGACTGGTGCCAAGAGCATCACGGGAAG TCTGGCCTTACCAAGGCGGTGAAAGAAAGCACAATCTCCCTGCGCCAGGCAGAGTACGAGTTTCTGTCTTTCGTCCGGCAGCAGACGCCACCGGGGCTCTGCCCCCTAGCAG GAAACTCGGTTCACGCGGACAAGAAGTTCCTTGACAAACACATGCCCCAATTCATGAAGCACCTTCACTACCGAATCATTGATGTGAGCACCGTCAAAGAGCTGTGCAG GCGCTGGTTCCCGGAGGATTACGAGTTTGCTCCAAGGAAGGCGGCTTCTCACAG AGCTCTTGACGATATCCGGGAGAGCATCAAAGAGCTTCAGTTCTACAGAGACAGCATCTTCAAGAGGAAAACagatgaaaagaaaaggaagctgGTGGAAAACGGGGACAACGAGAACCCCTCCAGTTGA